In Legionella sp. PATHC035, a genomic segment contains:
- a CDS encoding cell division protein ZapA, which yields MTQMKSCTVKLLNKTYEIKCPEGEEPNLLLAVQKLNHQIMINKKKSKQLDNFQALLLAALDISHELILCKNKQAHQQHQVTQFINSLENKINKMVGGEMIERIPEMD from the coding sequence ATGACGCAGATGAAATCGTGTACTGTTAAACTACTCAATAAAACATATGAAATTAAATGCCCGGAAGGTGAAGAACCCAATTTATTGCTTGCGGTGCAAAAATTAAATCATCAAATCATGATTAATAAAAAGAAATCGAAACAGTTGGACAATTTCCAAGCCTTATTGCTCGCGGCACTGGATATTAGTCATGAATTGATACTCTGTAAAAACAAACAAGCACACCAGCAACATCAGGTCACTCAATTTATTAACTCCCTTGAAAATAAAATCAATAAAATGGTGGGTGGAGAGATGATCGAACGAATTCCAGAAATGGATTAA
- the pepP gene encoding Xaa-Pro aminopeptidase, whose translation MISQQEYQIRRNKLAQQLPADSIALIPAAHEVLRNGDAHYRFRQDSNFYYLTGFNEPDALLVVIAGANTQCVLFNRPRNPAEEQWTGKRLGQDGALSELGMHAAFPIDRVEEELPKLLNGKSAIYCALARNPEMEKTIMQSLKTLKGQVRRGVKVPDQLCDLEPILGEMRLFKSDAELDLMRRAASISVQAHQHTMRRCKHLEHEYQLEAELVYEFSRHGCRSVAYDPIVGSGENACILHYTENNKPLHRGSLVLIDAGGEFENYAADITRTFPINGKFSPEQKSIYELVLKAQKAGIAAIKPGLLWNRVQQIMVRILTEGLCALGILQGDVEELIAQEAYKPFYMHNSGHWLGLDVHDSGLYKINGEWRALEPGMVLTVEPGLYISPNSAGVDKRWWGIGVRIEDDVVVTKTGHEVLTAALPVDVDEIEALMRD comes from the coding sequence ATGATTTCCCAACAAGAATACCAAATAAGAAGAAATAAATTAGCGCAACAATTGCCCGCTGACAGTATTGCCCTTATCCCGGCGGCTCACGAAGTATTACGTAACGGTGATGCGCATTATCGCTTTCGTCAGGACAGTAATTTTTATTATCTCACCGGATTTAATGAGCCTGATGCGTTACTGGTAGTTATTGCAGGAGCAAATACTCAGTGTGTGTTATTTAATCGCCCACGTAATCCGGCGGAAGAGCAATGGACGGGAAAACGTCTTGGACAAGATGGGGCGCTTTCTGAGTTGGGTATGCACGCTGCTTTTCCTATAGACCGTGTTGAGGAGGAGCTGCCTAAATTATTAAATGGTAAGTCAGCCATTTATTGCGCACTGGCTCGAAATCCAGAGATGGAAAAAACGATTATGCAGTCATTGAAAACCCTTAAAGGTCAAGTACGACGTGGGGTTAAGGTTCCAGACCAGTTGTGTGATTTGGAGCCTATATTAGGTGAAATGCGCTTATTTAAAAGCGATGCGGAGCTGGATTTAATGCGTCGAGCAGCGAGCATTTCCGTGCAAGCACATCAACACACCATGCGTCGTTGCAAGCATTTGGAGCATGAATATCAGCTTGAAGCAGAGCTTGTTTATGAATTCAGTCGTCATGGTTGCCGAAGTGTCGCTTATGATCCTATTGTGGGCAGTGGTGAAAATGCATGTATTTTGCACTATACAGAAAACAACAAACCTTTGCATCGTGGCAGCTTAGTTCTTATTGATGCAGGAGGGGAGTTTGAAAATTATGCTGCGGATATTACCCGAACCTTTCCCATCAATGGCAAATTCAGCCCCGAACAAAAAAGTATTTATGAATTGGTGCTCAAAGCCCAAAAAGCGGGGATTGCGGCGATTAAGCCCGGTCTTTTGTGGAATAGGGTACAACAAATCATGGTCCGCATTCTCACTGAGGGATTATGCGCCTTGGGTATTTTACAAGGAGATGTAGAGGAGTTGATTGCCCAAGAAGCATATAAACCGTTTTACATGCATAATTCTGGACATTGGTTGGGATTGGATGTTCATGATAGCGGTCTTTATAAAATTAATGGTGAGTGGCGCGCTTTAGAACCCGGGATGGTTTTAACGGTTGAGCCAGGTTTATACATTAGCCCAAACAGTGCGGGAGTGGATAAGCGTTGGTGGGGTATTGGTGTACGGATTGAGGATGATGTGGTAGTCACGAAAACAGGGCATGAAGTCTTAACTGCCGCATTACCTGTGGATGTAGATGAAATTGAGGCATTAATGCGTGATTAA
- the ubiH gene encoding 2-octaprenyl-6-methoxyphenyl hydroxylase produces the protein MINKEIDILIIGGGLTGATLMLALQGLGYSTLLVEAKPFSDKITPDFDARSLALSPASRRILRMLGVWDLLKEHVTAIEMIHVSDQHHFGTSRLQGDSDSPLGYVAEMQHINQALHQLLPHDQLIAPASLQALDYENHSATVLTESGELKIKAGLIVAADGAHSEARRFCSLPSKTKLYSQHAIVANVGLQKPHQHRAYERFTSYGPLALLPMQDNRMSLVWAVPPKEAERLLSLSEVDFLHELQRAFGYRLGRFAKVGKRFSFPLQQVLMPSQTKWPVVFVGNAAHTLHPVAGQGFNLGLRDVAMLAQCIAERGLNAEMLQHYVQLRSHDQKAITHLTDGLIQVFTSRLPGLGIVRGLGLIALDNIPALKNLLARYARGFGGVIPDLVCEIALPKLQK, from the coding sequence GTGATTAATAAAGAGATTGATATACTGATTATTGGAGGAGGCTTAACAGGTGCTACTTTAATGCTTGCTTTGCAAGGGTTAGGGTATAGTACTTTATTAGTAGAAGCTAAGCCTTTTAGTGATAAAATAACTCCTGATTTTGATGCACGCTCTCTAGCACTATCGCCCGCGAGTCGACGTATTTTAAGGATGCTTGGTGTTTGGGATCTTCTTAAAGAGCATGTAACCGCTATAGAGATGATTCATGTTTCCGATCAACATCACTTTGGAACATCACGCTTGCAAGGAGATTCGGATTCTCCTTTGGGCTATGTTGCTGAAATGCAGCACATCAATCAGGCTTTGCATCAACTGCTGCCCCATGACCAGTTGATTGCTCCAGCGAGTTTACAGGCCTTGGATTATGAAAATCATTCGGCGACCGTTCTCACTGAATCGGGTGAACTAAAAATCAAGGCAGGTCTTATTGTTGCTGCTGATGGTGCCCATTCAGAAGCGCGTCGTTTTTGTTCCTTACCCTCCAAAACTAAGCTCTATAGCCAACACGCAATTGTAGCGAACGTGGGCTTGCAAAAGCCGCATCAACATCGTGCTTACGAACGTTTTACCAGTTATGGTCCTTTGGCGCTTTTACCGATGCAAGACAATCGCATGTCTTTGGTTTGGGCTGTGCCTCCCAAGGAAGCAGAACGCTTATTGTCTTTATCTGAGGTTGATTTTTTACACGAGTTACAACGCGCATTTGGTTATCGTCTGGGCCGTTTTGCCAAAGTAGGGAAACGATTCTCCTTTCCTTTGCAACAAGTTTTAATGCCAAGCCAAACCAAATGGCCTGTAGTGTTTGTTGGTAATGCGGCACACACCTTGCACCCTGTAGCCGGACAAGGATTCAATCTTGGACTTAGAGATGTAGCGATGCTGGCACAATGCATCGCCGAGAGGGGACTCAATGCAGAAATGCTCCAGCATTATGTGCAATTAAGATCCCATGACCAAAAAGCCATTACTCATTTAACGGATGGTTTGATCCAAGTGTTTACTAGCCGTTTACCTGGATTGGGAATTGTGCGTGGGTTAGGATTGATTGCTCTGGATAATATCCCTGCCTTGAAGAATCTTTTAGCACGATATGCACGAGGATTTGGGGGGGTGATTCCTGATTTAGTCTGTGAAATTGCTTTGCCAAAGCTGCAAAAATAG
- a CDS encoding YecA family protein encodes MSEEREHLHLPDYDEFSASISVLMLHISASLLHGMMCGYLCAGADSQGEAYLRALLNNKKDEASRNAVLAMFAVFSISQQQINSLDFEFQMMLPDEEESLLLRAQAFSEWCEGFTQALTLAGIGLNQLHEEEAQDAFQHLIEFAELDCDTLDVDEEDERALMEVSEYARMAVLRLHSDLIMNERERGGHTGITH; translated from the coding sequence ATGTCTGAAGAAAGAGAACACTTGCATTTACCTGATTATGATGAATTTTCTGCATCCATTTCTGTTTTAATGCTGCATATATCAGCCAGCTTATTGCATGGGATGATGTGTGGTTACCTGTGTGCTGGCGCTGACAGTCAAGGAGAAGCTTATTTACGTGCGTTATTAAATAATAAAAAAGATGAAGCCAGCCGTAATGCAGTTTTAGCCATGTTTGCTGTATTTTCTATAAGCCAGCAACAAATTAACAGTTTGGATTTTGAATTTCAAATGATGCTTCCTGATGAAGAGGAATCTTTATTGTTAAGGGCACAAGCTTTTAGTGAGTGGTGCGAAGGGTTTACCCAGGCACTAACTTTAGCGGGCATCGGTCTTAACCAATTGCATGAAGAAGAGGCTCAGGATGCATTTCAGCATCTTATTGAATTTGCTGAACTTGATTGTGATACCTTGGATGTTGATGAAGAAGATGAACGTGCGTTAATGGAAGTCAGTGAATATGCGCGGATGGCAGTCCTGCGTTTGCATAGTGATTTAATTATGAATGAAAGAGAACGTGGTGGCCATACTGGAATAACTCATTAA
- a CDS encoding SET domain-containing protein — translation MPKNIKFLNKGVQLQAQEEMLAEQLLFFPESAESQSRLGNYVKDKCDQPDFNYLSTDYDQGVIIAAIPNLGSNQLGVYAAKSFAKGEIVGEIKGIDLFGVRPSSKMDRIVKDYQGDSTYVWKLNLDDNDEYAVVIDMLKAGSHTRWVNHAGKPNLEVKVICRRWQDEFGTTQFDYHAYYVAAKKIAFAEELTISYGDEYFTKDRPQIWRQSQTLIEVLQDLAKTLDQEMNPEELNTREELRDFFNLLTQKAAQRKRDHKKQMYLDRNLDPKIYDLDKVEDVARFQRNQKMELKRNSSYHLLIAPTVRGVGEIRYSLFSGQTIPAKKRLCQLVGQKMGDVPEKGMKSWAKQRDLDMNYLVQSGGGGYLYTKNQASEAYCIEGAQHRSQMNVRFDFSSDSYVTTRQIQPGEEILAYYSDYDYGASPTSLPQIVADFNDSQYYYEATWSENELTMEHVIPKTPGYDVEETEDPSYNPFKEELTNDWILKSNFEFDDNERILTPGYDYNALEQEFSPHVAEACADNDSSPKANVTTWSPTFQFGENNSSKKRKLAELSGDEESNTLFI, via the coding sequence ATGCCAAAAAATATTAAATTTTTGAACAAAGGCGTTCAGCTGCAAGCCCAAGAAGAAATGTTAGCAGAACAATTGTTATTTTTTCCTGAGAGTGCAGAGTCTCAATCAAGACTGGGTAATTACGTCAAAGATAAATGCGACCAACCCGACTTTAATTATTTATCCACCGATTATGATCAAGGAGTAATTATCGCTGCTATTCCCAATCTTGGTTCCAATCAACTCGGAGTCTATGCAGCTAAATCGTTTGCCAAAGGAGAAATTGTTGGGGAAATCAAAGGCATAGATTTATTTGGCGTAAGGCCTAGCTCTAAAATGGACCGAATCGTCAAAGATTATCAAGGTGATTCTACTTATGTGTGGAAATTAAATTTAGATGATAATGACGAATATGCTGTAGTCATTGATATGCTGAAAGCAGGCTCTCATACACGTTGGGTTAATCACGCGGGAAAGCCAAATTTAGAAGTAAAAGTCATTTGTCGTCGATGGCAAGACGAGTTTGGTACCACTCAATTTGATTATCATGCCTATTATGTCGCGGCTAAAAAAATTGCTTTTGCTGAAGAGTTAACTATTTCTTACGGAGATGAATATTTTACCAAAGATCGTCCGCAAATTTGGCGCCAGTCACAAACGTTGATTGAAGTCCTGCAGGATTTGGCTAAAACACTAGATCAAGAAATGAATCCTGAAGAACTAAATACCCGCGAAGAGCTAAGAGACTTTTTTAATTTATTAACTCAGAAAGCGGCTCAGCGCAAAAGAGATCATAAAAAGCAAATGTATTTGGATAGAAATTTAGATCCTAAAATTTATGATTTGGATAAAGTAGAAGATGTGGCACGTTTTCAAAGAAATCAAAAAATGGAGCTAAAAAGAAACTCATCTTATCATTTACTGATAGCACCTACGGTAAGAGGGGTTGGGGAAATCCGTTACTCTCTATTTAGTGGCCAGACAATCCCTGCGAAAAAACGACTCTGCCAACTCGTTGGCCAGAAAATGGGTGATGTGCCAGAAAAAGGGATGAAATCATGGGCGAAACAACGTGATCTAGACATGAATTACCTGGTTCAATCAGGCGGAGGAGGATATCTCTATACTAAAAATCAAGCGTCAGAAGCCTATTGCATAGAAGGTGCTCAACATCGAAGTCAGATGAATGTACGTTTTGATTTTTCATCGGATTCCTACGTAACGACACGCCAAATTCAACCCGGCGAAGAAATTCTTGCCTATTACAGTGATTATGATTATGGTGCTTCACCTACCTCTTTACCTCAAATTGTCGCTGATTTTAATGACTCACAATATTATTACGAGGCTACCTGGAGTGAAAACGAACTGACTATGGAGCATGTGATCCCCAAAACTCCGGGTTATGATGTGGAAGAAACTGAGGATCCCTCGTACAATCCGTTTAAGGAAGAACTAACGAATGACTGGATTTTGAAATCTAATTTTGAGTTCGATGACAATGAGCGAATTCTAACCCCTGGTTATGATTACAATGCGTTAGAGCAGGAATTTTCTCCACATGTGGCCGAAGCTTGTGCAGATAATGACAGCAGCCCAAAAGCGAACGTCACAACTTGGAGTCCCACCTTCCAATTTGGGGAAAATAATTCCAGCAAAAAAAGGAAACTCGCTGAACTGAGCGGAGATGAAGAAAGTAATACACTGTTTATTTAA
- a CDS encoding inactive transglutaminase family protein yields the protein MKNNARHVYGLIFTLFILGTGIFLYRHFILDVPLTDTETINSWTVESNLRFVADPNTPIKASFNIPYLPTHFAILDEYFVSRSYGVTTNLNGDNRETVWSIRRAHGPQSLYYRAIFRQTEGNESSLGTPPAVKTQPLEESQKSAVETITNQVRQSSADIKTFAQSTIKELNKKDGNAKLLTGNDFSDERLINAAILILNQSKIAAIPVKGIYLSQKSKAELSSFLAVFNGKNWVYINPRTGSAGLPKDFLVWQYGNEPVFNVIGGKKAQFSLTVSPTPINALSIAKSRGLQSDSQLLRFSLLQLPVNVQATYKILLTVPIGAFIILILRNFIGIKTFGTFMPVLIALAFRETHVIWGISLFVIIVSFGLLARFYLDQLRLLLVPRLAAILTVVILLMIFISVISQNLGLDIGLSVALFPMVILTMTIERMCITWDERGASEAIKSGIGSLVAAVISYWAMSYEPLQYLVFAFPELLLVLLALILWFGQYRGYRLFELKRFKSLARHVE from the coding sequence ATGAAAAATAATGCGCGTCATGTTTATGGACTTATTTTTACTTTATTTATCCTAGGGACAGGGATTTTTTTATACCGACACTTTATACTTGATGTGCCACTGACTGACACTGAAACAATAAACAGTTGGACGGTTGAGTCGAATTTGCGTTTTGTTGCAGATCCGAATACACCAATCAAGGCGAGTTTTAATATACCCTATTTACCGACACATTTTGCGATTTTAGATGAGTATTTTGTATCAAGGAGTTATGGGGTAACCACCAATTTAAATGGGGATAATCGGGAAACCGTATGGTCTATCAGACGCGCACATGGCCCACAGTCCTTATATTACCGAGCAATTTTTCGGCAAACCGAGGGAAATGAATCTTCATTAGGAACCCCACCGGCAGTCAAAACACAGCCGCTTGAAGAAAGCCAAAAATCTGCAGTAGAAACCATTACTAACCAAGTAAGACAATCCTCGGCAGACATTAAAACTTTTGCCCAAAGTACGATTAAGGAACTGAATAAAAAAGATGGGAATGCTAAGTTATTGACCGGCAATGATTTTAGTGACGAACGCTTGATTAATGCAGCAATTCTTATTTTGAACCAGTCTAAAATTGCAGCGATTCCAGTAAAAGGAATTTATCTATCCCAAAAAAGCAAGGCGGAGCTCAGTTCATTTTTGGCCGTCTTTAATGGCAAAAATTGGGTTTACATAAATCCTAGAACAGGTAGCGCTGGATTACCTAAAGATTTTCTTGTCTGGCAATATGGTAATGAACCTGTATTTAACGTCATTGGTGGTAAAAAAGCTCAATTTAGTTTAACGGTGTCACCTACCCCCATAAATGCCTTAAGCATTGCCAAATCGAGAGGACTGCAATCAGACTCACAATTATTGCGCTTCTCTTTATTGCAACTACCCGTCAACGTGCAGGCAACTTATAAAATTTTATTAACAGTACCTATAGGTGCGTTTATTATCCTGATTCTGCGTAACTTTATCGGGATTAAAACATTCGGTACGTTCATGCCTGTTTTAATTGCTTTAGCCTTTAGAGAGACTCATGTAATCTGGGGCATTTCCCTCTTTGTCATTATTGTATCTTTTGGCCTACTGGCACGGTTTTATCTGGATCAATTAAGGTTGCTTTTGGTACCAAGGCTCGCGGCAATTCTAACTGTTGTCATTTTGCTGATGATCTTTATAAGCGTCATCAGTCAAAATCTAGGTTTGGATATAGGGCTATCAGTTGCTTTATTCCCTATGGTCATTTTAACCATGACCATAGAACGTATGTGCATTACCTGGGATGAGCGAGGTGCCTCCGAGGCAATAAAATCGGGGATAGGCAGTCTAGTCGCAGCCGTAATTTCTTACTGGGCAATGAGCTATGAACCATTACAATATCTGGTCTTTGCGTTCCCTGAGCTTCTTTTAGTTCTGCTCGCTTTAATATTGTGGTTCGGACAATATCGAGGATACCGATTATTTGAGTTGAAGCGCTTTAAATCACTTGCGAGACATGTAGAATGA
- a CDS encoding UbiH/UbiF/VisC/COQ6 family ubiquinone biosynthesis hydroxylase has protein sequence MSLQFNVLVIGGGIVGLTAALAMAQRGFTVAVIDAGSLKVKNSPSDTRVYAINHASQALLQQLNAWQYLESARVSPYRRMYVWDAESKAHIDFDSRQVGAPNLGNIIEESVLKHALLQQVATQSSIHLFPECRVEEVFCEETGVRICSKQQTWEGQLLMVADGAHSPVRHQLKVPLNSWSYDQHALVATVSVEQAHQHTAYQVFRADGPLAFLPLADAHQCSIVWSTKPAHAKQLMNLSEPEFNASLTEAFARKLGQVEVISTRHQFPLQMRHVKHYVGNRWLLLGDAAHTIHPLAGLGLNLGLADVHSWIDCLNAAHGALVSKKALGAYQRERKNAVWQTILLMEGFKRLFSNSFMPLVTLRGLGLNVCNGLSPIKRLFIQHAQGTHQ, from the coding sequence ATGAGTCTGCAATTTAATGTATTAGTCATTGGTGGTGGTATCGTGGGCTTAACTGCGGCCTTAGCTATGGCTCAACGTGGGTTCACGGTAGCAGTGATTGATGCGGGTTCATTAAAAGTCAAAAATTCACCGTCAGATACCCGAGTCTATGCGATTAATCATGCCTCACAGGCTCTCTTGCAGCAATTAAATGCCTGGCAATACCTGGAGAGCGCTCGCGTTTCTCCCTATCGTCGGATGTATGTTTGGGATGCTGAAAGTAAAGCGCATATTGATTTTGATTCACGTCAGGTGGGGGCACCAAACCTTGGGAATATTATTGAAGAGTCCGTTTTAAAACACGCTTTACTGCAGCAAGTTGCTACCCAATCTTCCATTCATTTATTTCCTGAGTGCCGCGTGGAAGAGGTTTTTTGCGAAGAAACTGGAGTTCGAATTTGCAGCAAGCAGCAGACTTGGGAAGGGCAATTGTTAATGGTGGCCGATGGGGCCCACTCTCCAGTCCGTCACCAACTCAAGGTGCCCTTAAACAGCTGGTCGTATGATCAACACGCACTGGTTGCAACGGTGTCCGTAGAGCAAGCGCATCAGCACACTGCCTATCAAGTGTTTCGCGCGGATGGTCCTTTGGCATTTTTACCCCTAGCGGATGCACATCAATGCTCCATCGTGTGGTCTACCAAACCCGCGCATGCTAAACAATTAATGAATCTGTCAGAACCGGAGTTTAATGCCTCCTTAACTGAAGCTTTTGCGAGAAAGCTGGGGCAGGTCGAAGTCATCAGCACACGTCATCAATTTCCTTTACAAATGAGACATGTCAAACACTATGTGGGAAATCGCTGGTTACTTCTGGGGGATGCAGCCCATACAATCCATCCTTTGGCCGGATTAGGTTTAAATTTAGGATTGGCTGATGTACATTCCTGGATCGATTGCTTGAATGCTGCTCATGGTGCCCTGGTGTCTAAAAAGGCATTAGGCGCTTATCAACGCGAGCGTAAAAATGCTGTATGGCAAACGATTTTGTTAATGGAAGGCTTTAAGCGCTTATTCAGTAATTCTTTTATGCCCCTGGTTACTCTGCGTGGCCTGGGTTTAAATGTATGCAATGGATTGTCCCCAATAAAACGGTTATTTATCCAACATGCGCAGGGCACTCACCAATAA
- a CDS encoding alpha-L-glutamate ligase-like protein, which translates to MITLFRRLKNHGILSINQRNTDFVLRYNPRKLFPLVDDKLKTKKLALKAGIAVPPLYDIIETEQQIKTIEERLEPYNDFVVKPARGSGGDGILVFKDKVYGRYRQINGKLTTTQELSYHLSCLLSGAYSLGGSSDYAIIEKRVVVDPVFAEVSYEGIPDIRIISLLGYPAMAMVRLPTRLSGGKANLHQGAIGVGVDLATGKTLGGVFHNDIIDYHPDTLNPIVDIEVPYWNKILEIASSCYDLTGLGYLGVDIVLDKEQGPLMLELNARPGLNIQIANREGGLKRYRTIEAHYQEHPNESVAEKVAFSREHFARLKE; encoded by the coding sequence ATGATAACGCTGTTTCGTCGCTTAAAAAATCACGGGATACTCAGTATCAACCAGCGTAATACTGATTTTGTATTACGCTACAATCCAAGAAAATTGTTCCCTCTGGTTGATGATAAATTAAAAACAAAAAAATTGGCGCTAAAGGCAGGAATCGCTGTTCCCCCCCTATATGACATTATCGAAACAGAACAACAAATTAAAACCATAGAAGAACGCTTAGAGCCTTACAACGATTTTGTGGTCAAACCCGCGCGGGGCTCAGGTGGTGATGGTATTTTAGTGTTTAAAGATAAAGTCTATGGACGTTATCGACAAATTAATGGAAAGTTAACCACAACTCAGGAGCTGAGCTATCATTTATCATGCCTGCTCTCTGGGGCATACAGTCTTGGTGGCTCCTCAGATTATGCAATTATAGAGAAACGAGTCGTAGTTGATCCGGTATTTGCTGAGGTAAGCTACGAAGGCATTCCTGATATTCGAATTATCAGCCTACTGGGTTATCCTGCTATGGCCATGGTAAGGCTGCCAACCCGTTTGTCCGGTGGCAAAGCCAATCTACATCAAGGTGCAATTGGTGTTGGTGTCGATCTTGCTACGGGAAAAACCCTTGGTGGGGTATTTCATAACGACATCATTGATTATCACCCAGATACACTCAATCCTATTGTGGATATAGAGGTACCTTATTGGAACAAAATACTGGAGATTGCTTCCAGCTGCTACGACCTCACTGGCCTAGGTTATCTTGGGGTAGATATAGTCCTCGATAAAGAACAAGGACCTTTGATGCTCGAACTCAATGCCCGACCTGGTCTAAATATTCAAATTGCGAATAGGGAAGGTGGTTTGAAACGTTACCGAACAATCGAAGCGCACTATCAGGAACACCCTAACGAATCAGTAGCCGAAAAAGTGGCCTTTAGTCGAGAACATTTTGCCCGCTTAAAAGAATAG
- a CDS encoding ATP-dependent zinc protease produces MRSILALFIFAALMTGPVMASNETQIYGYVEKVTFPDKNLTLSAKLDTGAKSASLNATNITEITKNGVPYLRFTVPTKTGDFQFEAEYKGRVKIKVRDGEHGSEILAHAPIKRPVVLLAIQLGDKVKTIKVNLTNRKRFLYPLLLGRDAIIAFNGAVNPALTFTLRNQSLKK; encoded by the coding sequence ATGAGATCGATACTAGCTCTCTTTATTTTTGCAGCACTAATGACTGGACCTGTTATGGCATCGAATGAAACACAAATTTACGGGTATGTTGAGAAAGTTACGTTTCCAGATAAAAATTTAACACTCTCAGCAAAACTGGATACCGGAGCTAAGTCAGCGTCATTAAATGCAACCAATATTACCGAAATTACTAAAAATGGCGTCCCTTATTTGCGTTTTACGGTTCCAACAAAAACCGGAGATTTTCAATTTGAGGCAGAATACAAAGGCCGAGTCAAAATTAAAGTTCGTGATGGAGAGCATGGTTCAGAAATACTCGCACACGCCCCCATCAAACGTCCTGTTGTACTGCTCGCCATACAACTCGGAGATAAAGTCAAAACGATTAAAGTCAATTTAACCAATCGCAAACGCTTCCTCTACCCCTTGCTTTTAGGAAGAGATGCAATTATTGCTTTTAATGGTGCGGTAAATCCTGCACTGACATTTACGTTGAGAAATCAGAGTCTTAAGAAATAA